The genomic window TTGCAACACCTTTGCTTTGCATGGAAATAACTTGCCTTACATAAATTGTATGTATGTGTCTAGTGTGATTGTCTGATTTTTGGTTGCcatacattacatttttttaaactttgaaatcACTTCTAAGTtgattcacatttttttcttattatctctccttttcttctgtcttctctttccTCAGTCAATTCATTAGTTGTCAATGAGGATGTTCCAAGGAAAGGACCATGcctcttaaaacaaaagaatgttTGTTCCATTGTTTAGGTGTGAAATCCCCTTAGATGAAATGCTGGTTTGCAGCTGATTCAGATCTCGACATATTTGATCATATTTTAGATTATTGCAGAATTActtataactttttattttggtcattaaaaaaacaaacaaacaaacaaaacaacaaaaaacacattaacctAATGTTATTCTGACAGTTTGCTAACACTGGCTTTCTCTTAGAGGAAATCGACTTTCAATCAGTTCTGATGCTTTCCCcctcttttcttgtttatttttatttgaacattGATCTGTAACATCTGAACAATCTTGAGATGCCTATCGTTGTGTAACTTCactgtgtttcttctgtttttaattttaaattttgttgttggtgggtttgttttgttttatttttaatggtgtcCTGATTTGGTTTGTTACAGCTTTGGTAATGTATGTGTGGTTGTGCTATATTGGTAAATTAAGCAAGTTATTTCctgccattttccttttcagttttttttttttttttttttttttttcctgttagcttTGCTTTGCACTTGTACCCTCAGATCTTGTGGATCCACCATTCCCGGTCCATTTTGTAGACCTTCCTACCACTGCAACCAAAGACTGTCATTTTCAGTCCTGATTACATTTTCCAATCTCTATTTTTGATTTCCATTTTACTTTCAATGTTTTTCATTCGCATCAAAGATGACGAGACAGAATCTACAGAAACATCTATCCTGAAAAGCCATCTGGTTAATGAAGTCCCTGTACTAGCCAGTCCAGACTTGTTGTCTGAAGTGTCTGAGATGAAACAAGATTTGATCAAAATGACTGCCATCTTGACAACTGACTCTTCTGATAAATCGGGCTCAATTAAAGTGAAAGATCTTGGAAAACCCACTGAAGAAGAGCCAGGAGAGCCTTTTGAAATAGTTGAAAGGGTGAAAGAAGACttagaaaaagtaaatgaaattcTTAGAGGGGGGTCCTACACCAGAGAAGAGCATGCTATGCAGAAGTCCCTTTCCAGACAAGAATTTGTAGAAGAAGAATGGGTCATTGTCAGTGATGAAGAGATTGAAGAGGCCAGAAGAAATGCTCCTTTAGAAGTCACTGAACCTACCTGTGTAGAAGTTGGGATAGACAAAGAGacaaaagagacagagaagaaGGACATGATGGGAATGGTAGATTACCTTAGTGACGATTTAAAAACATACCTTTCTCTTCATGAGGTACAGCCACAAGCCTTACAAGAAGACTTAGTAGAAGAGAGATTTGAAGCTGTAGTAATAAGCAGGGAGTCTGAAAAAGGAGGACAAGAATCTCCAACAACGGAAACACTAAGCCCTCAGGAGCAACACAAGCCTGCcttagaaattaaaaagccaGTTAGAACTAAACTGAGAgataagcaaaaacaaaaggaaagcaaggtgcaaagcaaagaagaaaaaccagGACTAACGAAGTGCAGTTCGGATGAGGCAGTACACGAGGAGGAACAAGGCTTAACACCGGCAGCTGCTCCTGAGGCTAAAGCTGTATCCCCTGTAATAGAGGAAACTCCTATTGGCTCAATAAAAGATAAGGTAaaagctcttcagaaaaaagTGGAAGATGAGCAAAAAGTACGTTCAAAACTACCTGTCAGAATTCAAACAAGAGAAGGCACTGCAGAAAAGGCTTCTAAAAAAACAGTACCAGTCAAAAAGCCAGCTGCACACAAAGCACAACCTCCCGTTTCACCTTCTTCTAAGACTGAGAGACTTGAAGAGACCATGTCAGTTCGTGAGCTGATGAAAGCCTTCCAGTCAGGTCAAGACCCATCCAAAAATATAACTGGACTCTTTGAGCACAAATCtgtcaaacaaaagcaacagcCCCCTGAGAAGGAAACCCCTCggaaaaaagcagtttcttcaCAAAGTGAAACAAAGCGAGTAACAAGCCACAAGACAGACAAACCAAAGGACAAACACAGCACTACgttaaaagcagagaaagagcCACAatcaaaaaaaggaagaacacagATTTCTACTGTTGAAATTACCAAGAAAACTGTAAGTAAAGACCAGGTaaaacagcagagcagcaaaaaACCAGCAGCCGAGCCTCTCTCTCCAGTATTTGTTGATCAAAGTGCCAAAGATTCAGCAGGTGTAAAGGGCAGGACTTCTGATGACCAAGCAGATACTGACTTTCAGATCAGCCCTGACAGAAAAACCTCAACAGACTTCTCTGATGTCATTAAAGAAGAACTTGAGGATAATGACAAATATCAACAATTCCGACATCTTTCAGTGACAGAGGAAGGCGAGCTTAACTTGGAGCAAGTCCTGACCAGTCCTTTCAATGTTGCTTTCCCGACAGAGTATGTAAAAGATGGATTCCTTCCTGCTCTTTCTCTGCAAAGTGCTGCTTTTGATGGGAGCTCAGAGAGCCTTAAACATGAAGGTGTGGCTGATTCTCCAGGCAGCCTACTTGATGGAACTCCTCAGATCAGCTCTGAGGAAAGTTATAAGCATGAGGGGCTGGCAGAGACTCCAGAAACAAGCCCTGAAagcctttccttctcaccaAAGAAAACTGATGGGCAAATTGAAGAAGCTAAAGGAGCAGCTAGAGCACATACAACTGCAGAAACATGTTCTCCGAAGGAACTCTCTccaaaggaagatgaaaaaggTATTACTGAAAAACAGCTAGATGCTGTAACTGAGACTAGTAAGTCTCATTCTGACCATGTATCAGAAGAGCTTGTACCTAAAGCCTCTGAAGAAGAGGCTGATAAACTTAAAGAAAGTAGCTCAGCTTCCATAATGAAAGATATTAGCAGGGATAAAGAATCCAGGACCACTGCACACTTAACTAAATCTTCCGAAACACATGACACTgctttagagaaagaaaaagatataacCTGTGAACGTCGTGTTGTGGTTAGAAGTCCCCAAAAATTGGAACTCTCACTTGCTAGCCATGATAGTGAAAGCTTTAGCCCAGTTGCAGATGACTCTTTGGCTATAAGTCATAAAGACTCATTGGAAGCAAGCCCAGTGCTAGAAGATAACTCATCACACAAAACGCCTGATTCTTTGGAGCCCAGTCCTATAAAAGAGTCTCCCTGCCGTGATTCCCTTGAAAGTAGCCCTGTAGAACAAAAAGTGAAAGCTGGCATTTTGGGGCAGGGTCCTCTTCAGTCTGTTCTTAGCAAAGGAGAAACCTGTCCAGAGCTGGCATCGGTGCGTTCCAGGATTCTCCGTGACCCAGAGGGGAGTGCTGATGATGACAGTCTAGAGCAAACATCTCTCATGGAGAGTTCAGGGAAAAGTCCTCTTTCACCAGAAACTCCCAGTTCTGAAGAAATTAGCTATGAAATCACACCTAAAACAGCAGACTCACAGGCACTGTCAAATATACGAAAGTCGGCCATGATACCTGAAGTCAGTGAAGAACCAGAGGATGACTGTGAAAGTGAACCAAGGAAAAGATTTACTCCTGAGGAGGAGATGTTTAAAATGGTAaccaaaatcaaaatgtttgatGAATTAGAAcaagaagcaaagcagaagcGAGATTACAAAAAGGATTGTAAGCAAGACGAATCTTCTGCAGTTGCTGATTCAGAAGCTGCATGTGAAGCTGAAGAACCAGAGTCAACAACTGTTGAAGAAAAAGTTATACCTACAGTAGTGATGTCTTCAGCAAAATCTAGAAAGAGTTCTTCCTCTTCAGAAAGTGAGCCAGAATTGACCGAGCTTAAAAAAGAAGCTGACTCAGGTTTCTTAATGGAGCCCACGATCCGAGTGCAGCCACCTTCACCATTACCATCCAGTATTGACTCCAGTTCTAGCCCTGAAGAAGGATGCTTCCAACCTATCGATTCAAAACAATGTTCTTCCAGGATAGGTGCCATTAAAGCAGAACAGGATAAGCCAACAGAAGATGACAAAGAGGAACCGTATGTCCTTGGGGACAGCTGTAAGGCTTCCACACAAGAATCTGGCACTTGCCATTCTGATGGTTGTGCACCAGCAGAAACTGACAAATCAAAACGTGATAGCACAGATGACAGTGAGATAGTTAGTCCTAATGCCCCAGTCACACAATTGCAGGGTTCTCCCTGCCATTCTTTTGGTGACAGTTCTTACAAAGAAGTTCATGTTGAGTCTTCACCAACACTAGAGCAATCTGATACTAATGAAAGTAGTATCAAAAGCACCACACTGTTAACACACTCAGATCTCATTGCTGAAGGAGCAGTGCTTGAGAAAGCAGGTGACGATTCTTGTGGACACAGTATCACGGAGTACTCTGTGCCACAAGATGGCAAACTGGTTGAAGGTGATCCCACTGACCATTCTGGTCTGGGGAGTGATTTGGCAAAAGTAGATACAGATCTTGAAACACCTCAAGGAGATACTCATATTGAGGAACCCTTGCCAGAGTATTCATCCCTCACCACTGAAACAGGGGAACTTGAAAGTTGTGTAGTGGAGGCTGCTGAAAGTAGTGCTCCTCATATAGTAAGCCCTTATGAAAATGTGTCTTCTGAACAATTTTTTACTGACTGTGAAGTTAAGGTAGGATCTGGTGAAAGTCTGCTATCTAAGGAAGACTATTCtactgaagaaggaaaagatcaGAGCAGTACCATTTTGCTTAGCAGAGACACGGGTAGCAAATATCAGTCTTCAGAGGAAGTATATATGGAAATAGAACCAAAACCAGaggatttatttcagaaaatctcACCAGGGTCTTCAGCATCAGATTCCACGAAGTTAGCTGAATCCACCATTGACAATGTaagaactgaaacagaaaaattgatCAGTCAAGTTGTCATCACCAAAACTGATGTGGATTCTGACATGTGGAGTGAAATACGTGAAGATGATGAAGCTTTTGAAGCTCGGGTGAAAGAAGAGGAACAAAAGATATTTGGTTTGATGGTAGACAGGCGATCCCAAGGCACAACACCTGATACAACACCAGCCAGAACACCCACGGAAGAAGGGACACCACTTAGTGaacaaaatccttttctttttcaggaaggaAAGTTGTTTGAAATGACTAGAAGTGGAGCCATTGACATGACCAAAAGGAACTATCCAGATGAAAGTTTTCACTTCTTCCAAATGGGGCAGCAGCCTCAGGAAGAACTTTCTTTAtgtgaagaaatgaaagaagcagCGGAAGTGGAATCTTCTAAGCCAGAGAGCTTACCAGATCCATTTCCCCCTTCAGAATCAGAGGACTTGGATATACAAGGAAAAGATGCACTGAAACGTTCACCCTCGCCGTCTGAGTCTTGTgataaatcagaagaaatgaGTGGTGAAGGTGTCAGCATAGGCACTGCAAAAGCAGAGCTTAAATCCAGAATTCCAATTAAAATGGGTATTTCAGCTTCTTCAAAATcaccaaagaaagaaactgctgccTCTGAAGCTGAGCCCTTCTCCGGAGCGGAGACTGACATGGTTGATAGCAGTCAGGTGCCTTGCCCTATGTCTCCTGAGCAGTCTGTGGTAGAAGATGAGTTAGGTTTTTCCAAGGTCACTAGATTGGTCTGTTCTGAACAGGATGAGGAGTCCCCAGACTCTTCACCAGAGGAACAGAGATCTGTGATTGAAATCCCTACTGCTTTAATGGAGAGAGTGCCTTCTTGTGAAAGCAAATCCAAAATTCCTGTAAGAACAGCTGCTACTGCATCACAATCATTGCAACAATTAGAAAACGAGAGCCTTCCCACTGATGGCTTTCTTGACAGTCTGCAGTGTGAAGGAAAAGATGACCAAGCAAAACCAAAGTCTAAAATTCCTGTCAAAGCAGCGCTCCAAAGAGCTGAACAACAGTATACATCCACAGACACACCTGTCCACAAGCTAGAGTCACCCAAAGCTCTTGACACGACAAGCAAACTACCTACAAAACAAGATAACCGAAGTAAATCTGAATCTGATGCAAGTGTTCCCATGGACCCAAAGATTAAACGCTCGATAAAAGCTAGGAGTTATGCAGAGGCAGAAGCAGAGACGAGGGAGAGGGAGATGAAGGTTGAGCTAGACTCAGAGGAGGCAACAACAGGAAGACTCAAGGTATTTTCATCACGGTTGCCAGTTAAAAGCAGGAGCACTACAGCCTCCCGCAGTGCTTTTAGTCCTACAAAAGAAAGTAAGGAACATTTTTTTGACCTTTACAAAAACTCCATAGAATTCTTTGAAGAAATTAGTGATGAAGCTTCTAAGTTAGTGGAAAGACTCACACAGTCAGAGAGAGAACAAGAATTAGTTTCAGATGACGAAAGCAGTAGTGCCCTAGAAGTTTCAGTTATTGAAAATGTGCCATCCATTGAGACTCAGCAGTCAGTTCCTGAAGACATCTTTGACACCAGACCCATTTGGGATGAGTCTGTAGAGACTCAGATTGAACGTATCCCTGATGACAATATCCATGACCATGCTGAAGGTATTTGCCAACGACTGGGATTCCCTGTGCGACGCATGTCataaattaaactttttgtttcttgttttctttggtgtgtgtgtgtgtatatgtaagTTTGTATACATGTGTGGTATTTTCTTGTAAGCTTTTGGTGGTtagttgtgtatttttttttctttataagctgtgtttgttttttgcgttgtgtctgtatttttcttgtctgtgaAATAATCTCAAGATTGCAAGCCATGTGTGCTTATGAGAAGTGTTACCTTAAACACAAACACttctaaaaatatgtatttaccATTAAACTGACCTTTCGGGTCATACGCATTTTGACTTTTGGCTTTCCCTGACCCTATTTttattagtaatttttttttttttttttttttttggcatcaaTTGAAACTGGAACAGGCAAATCcatcttctcttttgtttttaccCAAAGAAACATACAGAAGCTTTGAAGAATCAAGTTTGTCTTATTCCTTTTTTTGGCCATTTCTCTCTCATGAAAATTCTGTGTCACCAGAAACTTAAGTAGAAGTTGTCTGGTGTTTGGTCTTCCCCTCACTTACTTGCATACTGCCATTGGGTAGCTGTGATGGAAATCCAGTAGCTAAAATGAAGCCATATTTCACCAACTTCAATCAGTTTTCTGAATGTTTGCAATCCGTGTGTTCATTCAGGGAAAATCAAAACTCAAATTCTGACATCCTCAAATTAGCCTTGGGGATGGGAGGAACAGTGAAGTCTCACTGTTTCTGAAATAGACAGACTGGTGAATGAATGTCTGATTTTTCCTTGCCTTCAATGTAAGTCTTTTGTATCACTCCCTAGCTGAAAGAGTCAAAGCCATTTCAATTAttaatttccaaatgaaaactaTAACATGAAATGCCACATGGACTGTTTGAACAAAAGTTTCGCTaccacagaaagaaagcaattagAAGCACCAGTCCAGATGAATTTTGCAACCTTGGCATTTACTAAGGAGGCATGGAAATTTATAGCTCTTAACTTAGTTAGTCTTCACCTTAATGCTAGAATGAAGTTTTAGAATAAAACGCTTGGATAAAATAGTACAGTAGGCACTTCACTCCTTATTTAGATTTTTACATTAAAGTCTGATTTTCAAATGGGAAATGTAGATAGTTCTGTACTTTTGAAAAATCAAGctacctttttcttctttgttagACCTGGAGATTTGCAATCCTTACTGTAACTACCCAGTTGTAGCAGCCTGTCCTTGTTTAGATTAGagtagtcagaaaaaaatgctatccCTTCTAGGTCTTTATCACCTATGGAAATGCTTTTTGATTTGTAAAAGACAACTTGTGGCTGTTCTCTTTGACCTTTAGATCAACAGCATGATCAGGAAAGGACAGAGGAAAGACTGGCCCACATTGCTGATCACCTTGGATTCAGCTGGACAGGTAAAATGCACGTTATCTATTCTAGTGAGAAACAAGGCGAGCACTCCTcaatgtttttgtgtttctttcagaTGATTTCCTCATTCTCTAAAACTGTTTCATAGAAACACTTCAGTAGCTTATAGGAACTAGATTGTTTGCTGATTACTAAGATTCCTCTAGCCTGTTAGGTAAGAACTAAGATGAAGAGGTAACTCCTCTGTAGTTGTTGTGGTATCTCCAGAGGGAAAGCTCCTAGGTTGAGGAAGTGACAGCGTCGGCATACGTTACTTTACACTTTCTCACAAAGTGCGATGACTCTAGAACATAAACTGACTAGAAGATAGATGAATGAACATCGTTTGTGTTCTGGAAATCCTGAGCTGGAAGATTGCTATGGGGAAAGGTCAcatcagcttctttttttttttttatggaagctattttacttttctgtgtgcgtaggaaaaagaaatgaaaaaggtcATATTTGTAAAAATCACTCCAAGACAGCACAATTAACGTTCTGGGGGATAAGAGAATGAAATGCAGATCTGTGTCACTGACAATCATCCCAAAAGCATTTACAAGGAAAGAGCTATGGAGAAATCTCTCTGCTATGTTAAACTGTGCAATTCAACAGAAATTTAAATCAGGTCTATGCTTTTTTGTATCTAACCCTAGAGCAGTACCACACTGATGAACGTAAGTGGGGTTCTAGTGGTTAAAGAagaattgcattaaaaaaaaaaaaaagtgttaactACATGGTAATTGAGGTTGTGCTCTATACTGTTTTTATAAGCATCTTCAGAGAATAACAAAATATCACTGacatttttgtatattttactgATCTCCTCCTTTCCTGTCCTCTATTTCAATATTTCTCTATTTCAATCTATAGAGAACACTGGAAGTATATGTCACTTTTCCCAAGATGGATTATCTTTCAAGTCAGTAGGACTTAGATTTATGCAATGTAACAGATTAGGAATGtgctgattttttctttcatttttttttagtattaataGAAATGACTAGAcagatctgaaaacaaaactaaaaaacaatGGATACAGAATTGTCTGTTTTGATGagtattttacagaattttgGAGAGGACAGAGAAATACACCTGCAAAAGTATTCCTGTCTTGTGTTATGATAAAGATTGATTATGGTAAAAATGGCTGCGTCAAAAGTTACTTTGAGGGATAAAACAGTGCTTGGTTTTTGTTCAAACTTCCTTGACTACCTAGAACTTCAATCCGATATAATGTTACTGTGCATTTGTTCAAGGTTACAGTTGCACCAGTATACAAGCCAGTTTGGAAATAAGTTTATCTGGGTCCTGGGGACCAGGGTtcccccctgctccctcccttaAAATGTGGCACCCTCCATCATCCACCATAGTTATAATTACAGCGGAATAGAGTATGAGTCCTTCTTTGTGAGAGGAGCAGAAGTCTGGAGACCAGGAGTAATAGTAGGAATCTCTCAAATTTCCCTGTGGCTTTAAATCATTTGATTGCCTGTTTCTACGTACAGTCATGTCTTAGTTTAGTGGGAGAAAGCTGACCTTCATTCTGGATATAATACAGGCTGTTAAAgccatttctcttttctggacTGCAGTCTGAGCCTATGCTATGTCAGAAAGGCACTAGTTATTAGCCTCACATTTTAGTTTTTGGTTCTCAACTGTGATTCATAggcatttacttttcttttgatGAAACAAGTCCAGGGGAGTAATATGATTACTCTTTAATCCAGCCGTACAAAATGCCTTTACTCAAAATCAATTCTTTCACTGGATTTGGTGAGCATGGTGCTTTTGACAGAGCATGGTACTCTGTCATGGTTTTGTCAGTAGGGTTGTATCTCTGAGAAATGGTGCACACATTAAAGAAAAGCTGACATAGAGCCATCACTTCTAGGCATAATGCAATTATGAATTTGTCTTGAACCTCTTGTTTAACAGTGTCTAAACATAAGAAGGTGAatggaaacaaagagaaatgggTGTCAGAAAAGTTTGTAAACCATTTTGCTGTAGACTACCGTAAAATAGATGtaaggtgggggaaaaaaataaaagacatctttacagaaaatgatttatttttcagagctaGCAAGAGAActggatttcacagaagagcAAATCCATCAAATCAGGATTGAAAATCCTAATTCACTTCAAGACCAGAGCCACGCACTCCTCAAATACTGGCTTGAAAGGGATGGGAAACATGCAACAGGTTCATTACCAGTTATAGTACATCTACACTGTCTCAATATACAAGTGGGCCAATGTGTGTTAtaatccaaaaaataaaatacgtTTAAAATTTAGGCAGCGGGAAGAATGGCTATAGGTTGGGTTCTATTTTTAAGCTTGTCTCTATAACATCGTGTATCGTAGGATTCTGTTAGAGAGAATAGTTTAATATTGTTCATTTGGAGAACAACTTACAGCAAAGCAAGAGTGGAAAAATACTTAAGTTTCTTTtcctaaactaaaaaaaatacttggggGAACTAGACTAATTTGTGAAAGGAAAGACTAGATCAGAGGTAATTTTTGTGTGCAGCCCCTATCTTACATAGCCATGCTTCTAAATCAGTATCCTACATACATAATTCGTATTGAAAATAGAACGGAGAACATGTGAAGTTCTTAATTCAGCTACATGGTGTCATTTTAATGCCACAGATACAAATCTTACCCAGTGTCTTACAAAAATCAACCGAATGGATATTGTTCACCTAATGGAGACCAGCGGCATAGACTCCATGCAAGTTCACGGCACTCGCACGTATGCAG from Anas acuta chromosome 4, bAnaAcu1.1, whole genome shotgun sequence includes these protein-coding regions:
- the ANK2 gene encoding ankyrin-2 isoform X11, with the translated sequence MGNAPLCQSCHSDKGVRAPGNLQDLDKIPDYYGCNSEESKDPQAPSDSNASFLRAARAGNLDKVVEYLKSGIDINTCNQNGLNALHLAAKEGHVGLVQELLERGSAVDSATKKGNTALHIASLAGQAEVVKVLVKEGANINAQSQNGFTPLYMAAQENHIEVVKYLLENGANQSTATEDGFTPLAVALQQGHNQAVAILLENDTKGKVRLPALHIAARKDDTKSAALLLQNDHNADVQSKMMVNRTTESGFTPLHIAAHYGNVNVATLLLNRGAAVDFTARNGITPLHVASKRGNTNMVKLLLDRGGQIDAKTRDGLTPLHCAARSGHDQVVELLLERGAPLLARTKNGLSPLHMAAQGDHVECVKHLLQHKAPVDDVTLDYLTALHVAAHCGHYRVTKLLLDKRANPNARALRGETALHMAARAGQVEVVRCLLRNGALVDARAREEQTPLHIASRLGKTEIVQLLLQHMAHPDAATTNGYTPLHISAREGQVDVASVLLEAGASHSMSTKKGFTPLHVAAKYGSLEVAKLLLQRRASPDSAGKNGLTPLHVAAHYDNQKVALLLLEKGASPHATAKNGYTPLHIAAKKNQMQIATTLLNYGAETNILTKQGVTPLHLASQEGHTDMVTLLLEKGSNIHVATKTGLTSLHLAAQEDKVNVAEILTKHGANQDAQTKLGYTPLIVACHYGNIKMVNFLLKQGANVNAKTKNGYTPLHQAAQQGHTHIINVLLQHGAKPNAITTNGNTALAIARRLGYISVVDTLKVVTEEITTTTTTVTEKHKLNVPETMTEVLDVSDEEGDDTMTGDGGEYLRPEDLKELGDDSLPSSQFLDGMNYLRYSLEGGRSDSLRSFSSDRSHTLSHASYLRDSAMIDDTVVIPSQQVTTLAKEVEKNSYRLSWGPENLDNVALSSSPIHSGCLSAKKETGSLLTRCSSPCLDHDNSSFLVSFMVDARGGAMRGCRHNGLRIIIPPRKCTAPTRVTCRLVKRHRLATMPPMVEGEGLASRLIEVGPSGAQFLGKLHLPTAPPPLNEGESLVSRILQLGPPGTKFLGPVIVEIPHFAALRGKERELVILRSENGDSWKEHFCEYTEDELNEILNGMDEVLDTPEELEKKRICRIITRDFPQYFAVVSRIKQDSNLIGPEGGVLSSTVVPQVQAVFPEGALTKRIRVGLQAQPMHTELIKKILGNKATFSPIVTLEPRRRKFHKPITMTIPVPKASSDGIMNGYGGDTPTLRLLCSITGGTTPAQWEDITGTTPLTFVNECVSFTTNVSARFWLIDCRQTQESVTFASQVYREIICVPYMAKFVVFAKSHDPIEARLRCFCMTDDKVDKTLEQQENFAEVARSRDVEVLEGKPIYVDCFGNLVPLTKSGQHHIFSFFAFKENRLPLFVKVRDTTQEPCGRLSFMKEPKSTRGLVHQAICNLNITLPVYTKESESDQEQEEEVDMTSEKNDETESTETSILKSHLVNEVPVLASPDLLSEVSEMKQDLIKMTAILTTDSSDKSGSIKVKDLGKPTEEEPGEPFEIVERVKEDLEKVNEILRGGSYTREEHAMQKSLSRQEFVEEEWVIVSDEEIEEARRNAPLEVTEPTCVEVGIDKETKETEKKDMMGMVDYLSDDLKTYLSLHEVQPQALQEDLVEERFEAVVISRESEKGGQESPTTETLSPQEQHKPALEIKKPVRTKLRDKQKQKESKVQSKEEKPGLTKCSSDEAVHEEEQGLTPAAAPEAKAVSPVIEETPIGSIKDKVKALQKKVEDEQKVRSKLPVRIQTREGTAEKASKKTVPVKKPAAHKAQPPVSPSSKTERLEETMSVRELMKAFQSGQDPSKNITGLFEHKSVKQKQQPPEKETPRKKAVSSQSETKRVTSHKTDKPKDKHSTTLKAEKEPQSKKGRTQISTVEITKKTVSKDQVKQQSSKKPAAEPLSPVFVDQSAKDSAGVKGRTSDDQADTDFQISPDRKTSTDFSDVIKEELEDNDKYQQFRHLSVTEEGELNLEQVLTSPFNVAFPTEYVKDGFLPALSLQSAAFDGSSESLKHEGVADSPGSLLDGTPQISSEESYKHEGLAETPETSPESLSFSPKKTDGQIEEAKGAARAHTTAETCSPKELSPKEDEKGITEKQLDAVTETSKSHSDHVSEELVPKASEEEADKLKESSSASIMKDISRDKESRTTAHLTKSSETHDTALEKEKDITCERRVVVRSPQKLELSLASHDSESFSPVADDSLAISHKDSLEASPVLEDNSSHKTPDSLEPSPIKESPCRDSLESSPVEQKVKAGILGQGPLQSVLSKGETCPELASVRSRILRDPEGSADDDSLEQTSLMESSGKSPLSPETPSSEEISYEITPKTADSQALSNIRKSAMIPEVSEEPEDDCESEPRKRFTPEEEMFKMVTKIKMFDELEQEAKQKRDYKKDCKQDESSAVADSEAACEAEEPESTTVEEKVIPTVVMSSAKSRKSSSSSESEPELTELKKEADSGFLMEPTIRVQPPSPLPSSIDSSSSPEEGCFQPIDSKQCSSRIGAIKAEQDKPTEDDKEEPYVLGDSCKASTQESGTCHSDGCAPAETDKSKRDSTDDSEIVSPNAPVTQLQGSPCHSFGDSSYKEVHVESSPTLEQSDTNESSIKSTTLLTHSDLIAEGAVLEKAGDDSCGHSITEYSVPQDGKLVEGDPTDHSGLGSDLAKVDTDLETPQGDTHIEEPLPEYSSLTTETGELESCVVEAAESSAPHIVSPYENVSSEQFFTDCEVKVGSGESLLSKEDYSTEEGKDQSSTILLSRDTGSKYQSSEEVYMEIEPKPEDLFQKISPGSSASDSTKLAESTIDNVRTETEKLISQVVITKTDVDSDMWSEIREDDEAFEARVKEEEQKIFGLMVDRRSQGTTPDTTPARTPTEEGTPLSEQNPFLFQEGKLFEMTRSGAIDMTKRNYPDESFHFFQMGQQPQEELSLCEEMKEAAEVESSKPESLPDPFPPSESEDLDIQGKDALKRSPSPSESCDKSEEMSGEGVSIGTAKAELKSRIPIKMGISASSKSPKKETAASEAEPFSGAETDMVDSSQVPCPMSPEQSVVEDELGFSKVTRLVCSEQDEESPDSSPEEQRSVIEIPTALMERVPSCESKSKIPVRTAATASQSLQQLENESLPTDGFLDSLQCEGKDDQAKPKSKIPVKAALQRAEQQYTSTDTPVHKLESPKALDTTSKLPTKQDNRSKSESDASVPMDPKIKRSIKARSYAEAEAETREREMKVELDSEEATTGRLKVFSSRLPVKSRSTTASRSAFSPTKESKEHFFDLYKNSIEFFEEISDEASKLVERLTQSEREQELVSDDESSSALEVSVIENVPSIETQQSVPEDIFDTRPIWDESVETQIERIPDDNIHDHAEDQQHDQERTEERLAHIADHLGFSWTELARELDFTEEQIHQIRIENPNSLQDQSHALLKYWLERDGKHATDTNLTQCLTKINRMDIVHLMETSGIDSMQVHGTRTYAEIEQTIGLDHSEGFSALQEDLFSSRHKQEQQHRISKDSDPTEHPPIVSEEDVSVSYSPFQDSTPRSEAELSMAELLRQAHKEQVESEFSGKPQDVPEKTSASQHEYFVTTPGTEQSAAPETGKAANEKSACFSVAKEEREKSSPRSPSSSQSSESPIIQEPEEPELHQDDVSPRRTSLVIVESTDEQPEKLGSGYEEESLEKELAEELGELETSSDEDEVVTTRVIRRRVIIQADSMPEMPPETVTEEQYTDEHGQTVVKKVTRKIIRRYVSPDGTEKEDIIMQGTPQEPVTVEEGDGYSKVLKRVVLKSDSEQSEVTLSEPGVLPSASNFQSEPVEGRKVSKVIKTTVVQGERTEKHLGDASLATDLPSAKEDFEEALSYTGNQMKVQLPALVEKEIMKEDGSIIKRTMLNKASTQKRTVMKDRYGKHVHIEELDDTPEALPQDDLQHDLQQLLRHFCKEDWKQDAK